Proteins encoded together in one Carya illinoinensis cultivar Pawnee chromosome 3, C.illinoinensisPawnee_v1, whole genome shotgun sequence window:
- the LOC122303542 gene encoding protein HEAT INTOLERANT 4 isoform X2, with amino-acid sequence MRKGAKRKASQKEGAKPEHESHREESKKTTSQAKRVKASKPESEPEYIEDKRNLEDLWKEAFPVGTEDAFEEGGKLHGKKAYLFGCTEPQLVSFKGESKVICIPVVVAVVSPFPPSDKIGINSVQRESEEIIPMKQMKMDWVPYIPLENRGSQVDKLHSEIFILSCTQRRAALKHLKIDRVKKYEYCLPYFYQPFKEDELEQSTEVQIIFPGEPKPIFCEFDWELDELEEFTDKLIQEEELSEDQKDAFKEFVKERVREAKKANREAREARKKALEEMSEDTKAAFENMRFYKFYPVQTPDTPDISNVKAPFINRYYGKAHEIL; translated from the exons ATGAGGAAAGGAGCAAAGAGGAAGGCGAGCCAGAAGGAAGGAGCAAAGCCCGAGCATGAGAGCCACCGGGAGGAGTCCAAGAAAACAACTTCTCAAGCTAAGCGGGTCAAGGCCTCCAAGCCTGAATCCGAGCCTGAATACATCGAGGACAAACGCAACTTG GAAGACTTATGGAAGGAAGCATTCCCTGTTGGGACAGAG GATGCCTTTGAAGAAGGGGGAAAGCTACATGGGAAGAAAGCTTATCTCTTTGGCTGTACAGAAC CTCAATTGGTCTCTTTCAAGGGCGAAAGCAAAGTTATCTGCATACCTGTTGTAGTGGCT GTTGTATCTCCCTTCCCTCCTTCTGATAAGATTGGGATTAACTCTGTTCAGAGAGAATCTGAGGAAATTATTCCCATGAAACAAATGAAAATGGACTGGGTTCCTTATATTCCTCTTGAGAATAG AGGCAGCCAAGTTGATAAACTGCACTCTGAAATATTTATATTGAGCTGCACTCAAAGAAG GGCTGCTTTGAAACACTTGAAGATAGACCGTGTCAAGAAATATGAATACTGTTTACCGT ATTTCTACCAGCCCTTCAAGGAAGATGAGCTGGAGCAAAGCACTGaggttcaaataatttttcCGGGAGAACCAAAGCCG ATTTTCTGTGAATTTGATTGGGAGTTAGATGAGCTTGAG GAATTCACGGACAAGCTAATCCAGGAAGAGGAATTGTCTGAAGATCAAAAGGATGCCTTCAAg GAATTTGTTAAAGAGAGAGTTCGAGAAGCGAAGAAAGCTAATCGAGAG GCAAGGGAAGCCCGGAAAAAAGCCCTTGAAGAGATGAGTGAAGATACTAAAGCAGCATTTGAGAATATGAGGTTTTACAAGTTCTACCCTGTTCAAACACCAGATACACCTGATATATCAAATGTTAAG
- the LOC122303542 gene encoding protein HEAT INTOLERANT 4 isoform X1, with protein MRKGAKRKASQKEGAKPEHESHREESKKTTSQAKRVKASKPESEPEYIEDKRNLEDLWKEAFPVGTEWDQLDSVYQVNWNFSNLEDAFEEGGKLHGKKAYLFGCTEPQLVSFKGESKVICIPVVVAVVSPFPPSDKIGINSVQRESEEIIPMKQMKMDWVPYIPLENRGSQVDKLHSEIFILSCTQRRAALKHLKIDRVKKYEYCLPYFYQPFKEDELEQSTEVQIIFPGEPKPIFCEFDWELDELEEFTDKLIQEEELSEDQKDAFKEFVKERVREAKKANREAREARKKALEEMSEDTKAAFENMRFYKFYPVQTPDTPDISNVKAPFINRYYGKAHEIL; from the exons ATGAGGAAAGGAGCAAAGAGGAAGGCGAGCCAGAAGGAAGGAGCAAAGCCCGAGCATGAGAGCCACCGGGAGGAGTCCAAGAAAACAACTTCTCAAGCTAAGCGGGTCAAGGCCTCCAAGCCTGAATCCGAGCCTGAATACATCGAGGACAAACGCAACTTG GAAGACTTATGGAAGGAAGCATTCCCTGTTGGGACAGAG TGGGATCAATTGGACTCAGTCTACCAAGTCAACTGGAACTTCTCAAATTTAGAA GATGCCTTTGAAGAAGGGGGAAAGCTACATGGGAAGAAAGCTTATCTCTTTGGCTGTACAGAAC CTCAATTGGTCTCTTTCAAGGGCGAAAGCAAAGTTATCTGCATACCTGTTGTAGTGGCT GTTGTATCTCCCTTCCCTCCTTCTGATAAGATTGGGATTAACTCTGTTCAGAGAGAATCTGAGGAAATTATTCCCATGAAACAAATGAAAATGGACTGGGTTCCTTATATTCCTCTTGAGAATAG AGGCAGCCAAGTTGATAAACTGCACTCTGAAATATTTATATTGAGCTGCACTCAAAGAAG GGCTGCTTTGAAACACTTGAAGATAGACCGTGTCAAGAAATATGAATACTGTTTACCGT ATTTCTACCAGCCCTTCAAGGAAGATGAGCTGGAGCAAAGCACTGaggttcaaataatttttcCGGGAGAACCAAAGCCG ATTTTCTGTGAATTTGATTGGGAGTTAGATGAGCTTGAG GAATTCACGGACAAGCTAATCCAGGAAGAGGAATTGTCTGAAGATCAAAAGGATGCCTTCAAg GAATTTGTTAAAGAGAGAGTTCGAGAAGCGAAGAAAGCTAATCGAGAG GCAAGGGAAGCCCGGAAAAAAGCCCTTGAAGAGATGAGTGAAGATACTAAAGCAGCATTTGAGAATATGAGGTTTTACAAGTTCTACCCTGTTCAAACACCAGATACACCTGATATATCAAATGTTAAG
- the LOC122304566 gene encoding cysteine-rich receptor-like protein kinase 25 encodes MNPKISDFDMARIFGQDDSEAKTKRVVGTYVNNGYMSPKYALRGKFLVKSNVSNFGVILLEILSRKNSFSHHGKASSLIGYVWEMWIEEKCLEIADPVLGDDGSGQERREAKEG; translated from the exons ATGAATCCAAAGATATCTGATTTTGACATGGCAAGAATATTTGGGCAAGATGACTCTGAAGCAAAAACAAAGAGAGTGGTTGGAACATATGTAAACAA TGGATATATGTCTCCCAAATATGCATTGAGGGGAAAGTTTTTAGTGAAGTCTAATGTCTCTAACTTTGGAGTAATATTGTTAGAAATTTTGAGCAGAAAGAATAGTTTTTCTCATCATGGAAAAGCATCAAGCCTCATAGGATAT gTATGGGAAATGTGGATAGAAGAAAAATGCTTAGAAATTGCAGATCCAGTCTTAG GAGATGATGGCAGTGGGCAGGAGAGGAGAGAAGCTAAAGAGGGATGA
- the LOC122303544 gene encoding protein ACTIVITY OF BC1 COMPLEX KINASE 8, chloroplastic-like isoform X1 yields the protein MAVSLTLPELFLLSPQKTPTHRLFLSKTSLSRGLRRSLDVRTRIRAVSKEGALVEDRERQLIKELNKGNGAASAITGDSRYGVPVESSSNGSVGVSAPGNGSLVKYVNGNGVTAGELVEEVEDPASKEEGRKRRIEEIGKEDAWFKRIGKESIEVSVAPGGRWSRFKTYSTIQRTLEIWGFVLTFIFKAWLNNQKFSYRGGMTEKKKASRRQALAKWLKESILRLGPTFIKIGQQFSTRVDILAQEYVDQLSELQDQVPPFPSETALSIVEEQLGAPLNDIFDRFDYEPIAAASLGQVHRARLKGEEVVVKVQRPGLKDLFDIDLKNLRVIAEYLQKVDPKSDGAKRDWVAIYDECASVLYQEIDYTKEAANAELFASNFKNMDYVKVPSIFWEYTTPQVLTMEYVPGIKINKIQALDQLGVDRQRLGRYAVESYLEQILSHGFFHADPHPGNIAVDDVNGGRLIFYDFGMMGSISKNIREGLLETFYGVYEKNPDKVLQAMIQMGVLVPTGDMTAVRRTALFFLNSFEERLAAQRKERELATIEPGFKKPLSKEERVMKKKQRLAAIGEDLLAIAADQPFRFPATFTFVVRAFSVLDGIGKGLDPRFDITEIAKPYALELLKFKEAGVEVILKDVRKRWDRQSRAFYNLFRQADRVEKLAEIIQRLEQGDLKLRVRTLESERAFQRVAAVQRTIGNAVAAGSLINLATILYLNSIRVPATIAYAFCALFGFQVLFGIIKVRKLDEQERLVTGTA from the exons atgGCAGTTTCTCTGACTTTGCCCGAGCTATTTTTACTATCTCCACAAAAAACTCCCACACACCggctttttctctctaaaacttcCCTTTCTAGAGGCCTTAGGCGCAGTCTCGATGTTCGGACTCGTATTAGGGCCGTGAGTAAGGAAGGTGCGCTGGtcgaagatagagagagacagTTGATCAAGGAATTGAACAAGGGAAATGGAGCTGCTAGTGCTATTACCGGTGATTCTAGGTACGGTGTGCCGGTTGAGAGCTCCTCGAATGGCAGTGTGGGCGTGTCTGCGCCAGGAAATGGGAGCTTGGTGAAGTATGTGAACGGGAATGGCGTGACCGCGGGGGAGTTGGTGGAGGAGGTTGAAGATCCGGCGTCGAAGGAGGAAGGGAGGAAGAGAAGGATAGAGGAGATTGGTAAAGAAGATGCGTGGTTCAAGCGAATCGGGAAAGAATCCATTGAG GTTTCTGTTGCACCTGGTGGCCGCTGGAGTAGATTTAAAACCTACTCAACAATACAGAGGACCTTGGAAATATGGGGATTCGTACTGACATTTATCTTTAAGGCTTGGCTGAAcaatcaaaagttttcttatcgAG GAGGAATGAcagaaaagaagaaagcttCAAGGCGGCAGGCTCTTGCCAAGTGGCTTAAAGAAAGTATTTTGAGATTAGGTCCTACATTCATCAAAATTGGCCAGCAGTTCTCGACGAGGGTGGACATTCTTGCTCAAGAATATGTTGATCAGTTGTCAGAACTTCAG GACCAAGTTCCACCCTTCCCTTCGGAGACTGCTTTGTCTATAGTTGAAGAACAACTTGGAGCTCCTTTGAATGACATTTTTGATCGTTTTGACTATGAACCAATAGCTGCTGCTAGTCTTG gTCAGGTTCATCGTGCAAGATTGAAGGGAGAGGAAGTTGTTGTTAAAGTACAAAGGCCTGGTCTCAAGGATCTTTTTGACATTGACCTTAAAAACCTGAGG GTAATCGCAGAATATCTCCAAAAGGTTGACCCAAAGTCAGATGGCGCGAAGAGGGATTGGGTTGCTATCTATGATGAGTGTGCTAGTGTCTTATATCAG gAGATTGATTACACCAAGGAAGCTGCAAATGCAGAACTATTTGCAAGTAACTTCAAAAATATGGATTATGTGAAAGTTCCATCAATATTTTGGGAGTATACGACACCACAG GTTTTGACAATGGAGTATGTTCCAGGGATCAAGATAAACAAGATACAAGCTTTGGATCAGCTGGGTGTTGATCGCCAAAG GTTGGGTCGCTATGCTGTTGAATCGTACTTGGAACAAATTCTGTCTCATGGTTTTTTCCATGCTGATCCT CATCCCGGAAACATTGCGGTTgatgatgtcaatggtggaaggttgattttttatgattttggaaTGATGGGAAG TATCAGTAAAAATATAAGAGAAGgtttgcttgaaacattctACGGAGTTTATGAAAAAAATCCAGATAAG GTCCTTCAGGCAATGATTCAAATGGGAGTTCTTGTGCCAACTGGAGATATGACTGCTGTCAGACGAACAGCACTGTTTTTCCTCAACAG TTTTGAAGAGCGGCTTGCtgcacaaagaaaagaaagagagctaGCAACAATAGAGCCTGGGTTTAAAAAGCCATTGAGCAAGGAGGAAAGAgtaatgaaaaagaaacaaaggcTGGCTGCAATTG GGGAAGATTTGTTAGCCATTGCAGCAGATCAACCTTTTCGATTTCCTGCCACATTCACATTTGTTGTTAGAGCATTTTCAG TTTTGGATGGCATTGGGAAGGGCCTTGACCCTCGATTTGATATCACTGAGATTGCCAAGCC CTATGCACTGGAGTTGTTAAAGTTTAAGGAAGCTGGAGTTGAAGTTATCCTGAAG GATGTCAGAAAGAGATGGGATAGACAATCCCGTGCATTCTACAACTTATTCAGACAGGCCGACAGAGTTGAAAAGCTTGCAGAAATTATCCAACGATTG GAGCAAGGTGATCTGAAACTTCGAGTTCGCACATTAGAGTCTGAGCGGGCATTCCAGCGTGTTGCAGCTGTTCAGAGGACAATAGGGAAT
- the LOC122303544 gene encoding protein ACTIVITY OF BC1 COMPLEX KINASE 8, chloroplastic-like isoform X2 produces the protein MAVSLTLPELFLLSPQKTPTHRLFLSKTSLSRGLRRSLDVRTRIRAVSKEGALVEDRERQLIKELNKGNGAASAITGDSRYGVPVESSSNGSVGVSAPGNGSLVKYVNGNGVTAGELVEEVEDPASKEEGRKRRIEEIGKEDAWFKRIGKESIEVSVAPGGRWSRFKTYSTIQRTLEIWGFVLTFIFKAWLNNQKFSYRGGMTEKKKASRRQALAKWLKESILRLGPTFIKIGQQFSTRVDILAQEYVDQLSELQDQVPPFPSETALSIVEEQLGAPLNDIFDRFDYEPIAAASLGQVHRARLKGEEVVVKVQRPGLKDLFDIDLKNLRVIAEYLQKVDPKSDGAKRDWVAIYDECASVLYQEIDYTKEAANAELFASNFKNMDYVKVPSIFWEYTTPQVLTMEYVPGIKINKIQALDQLGVDRQRLGRYAVESYLEQILSHGFFHADPHPGNIAVDDVNGGRLIFYDFGMMGSISKNIREGLLETFYGVYEKNPDKVLQAMIQMGVLVPTGDMTAVRRTALFFLNSFEERLAAQRKERELATIEPGFKKPLSKEERVMKKKQRLAAIGEDLLAIAADQPFRFPATFTFVVRAFSVLDGIGKGLDPRFDITEIAKPYALELLKFKEAGVEVILKDVRKRWDRQSRAFYNLFRQADRVEKLAEIIQRLEQGDLKLRVRTLESERAFQRVAAVQRTIGNAVAAGSLINLATILYLNSIRM, from the exons atgGCAGTTTCTCTGACTTTGCCCGAGCTATTTTTACTATCTCCACAAAAAACTCCCACACACCggctttttctctctaaaacttcCCTTTCTAGAGGCCTTAGGCGCAGTCTCGATGTTCGGACTCGTATTAGGGCCGTGAGTAAGGAAGGTGCGCTGGtcgaagatagagagagacagTTGATCAAGGAATTGAACAAGGGAAATGGAGCTGCTAGTGCTATTACCGGTGATTCTAGGTACGGTGTGCCGGTTGAGAGCTCCTCGAATGGCAGTGTGGGCGTGTCTGCGCCAGGAAATGGGAGCTTGGTGAAGTATGTGAACGGGAATGGCGTGACCGCGGGGGAGTTGGTGGAGGAGGTTGAAGATCCGGCGTCGAAGGAGGAAGGGAGGAAGAGAAGGATAGAGGAGATTGGTAAAGAAGATGCGTGGTTCAAGCGAATCGGGAAAGAATCCATTGAG GTTTCTGTTGCACCTGGTGGCCGCTGGAGTAGATTTAAAACCTACTCAACAATACAGAGGACCTTGGAAATATGGGGATTCGTACTGACATTTATCTTTAAGGCTTGGCTGAAcaatcaaaagttttcttatcgAG GAGGAATGAcagaaaagaagaaagcttCAAGGCGGCAGGCTCTTGCCAAGTGGCTTAAAGAAAGTATTTTGAGATTAGGTCCTACATTCATCAAAATTGGCCAGCAGTTCTCGACGAGGGTGGACATTCTTGCTCAAGAATATGTTGATCAGTTGTCAGAACTTCAG GACCAAGTTCCACCCTTCCCTTCGGAGACTGCTTTGTCTATAGTTGAAGAACAACTTGGAGCTCCTTTGAATGACATTTTTGATCGTTTTGACTATGAACCAATAGCTGCTGCTAGTCTTG gTCAGGTTCATCGTGCAAGATTGAAGGGAGAGGAAGTTGTTGTTAAAGTACAAAGGCCTGGTCTCAAGGATCTTTTTGACATTGACCTTAAAAACCTGAGG GTAATCGCAGAATATCTCCAAAAGGTTGACCCAAAGTCAGATGGCGCGAAGAGGGATTGGGTTGCTATCTATGATGAGTGTGCTAGTGTCTTATATCAG gAGATTGATTACACCAAGGAAGCTGCAAATGCAGAACTATTTGCAAGTAACTTCAAAAATATGGATTATGTGAAAGTTCCATCAATATTTTGGGAGTATACGACACCACAG GTTTTGACAATGGAGTATGTTCCAGGGATCAAGATAAACAAGATACAAGCTTTGGATCAGCTGGGTGTTGATCGCCAAAG GTTGGGTCGCTATGCTGTTGAATCGTACTTGGAACAAATTCTGTCTCATGGTTTTTTCCATGCTGATCCT CATCCCGGAAACATTGCGGTTgatgatgtcaatggtggaaggttgattttttatgattttggaaTGATGGGAAG TATCAGTAAAAATATAAGAGAAGgtttgcttgaaacattctACGGAGTTTATGAAAAAAATCCAGATAAG GTCCTTCAGGCAATGATTCAAATGGGAGTTCTTGTGCCAACTGGAGATATGACTGCTGTCAGACGAACAGCACTGTTTTTCCTCAACAG TTTTGAAGAGCGGCTTGCtgcacaaagaaaagaaagagagctaGCAACAATAGAGCCTGGGTTTAAAAAGCCATTGAGCAAGGAGGAAAGAgtaatgaaaaagaaacaaaggcTGGCTGCAATTG GGGAAGATTTGTTAGCCATTGCAGCAGATCAACCTTTTCGATTTCCTGCCACATTCACATTTGTTGTTAGAGCATTTTCAG TTTTGGATGGCATTGGGAAGGGCCTTGACCCTCGATTTGATATCACTGAGATTGCCAAGCC CTATGCACTGGAGTTGTTAAAGTTTAAGGAAGCTGGAGTTGAAGTTATCCTGAAG GATGTCAGAAAGAGATGGGATAGACAATCCCGTGCATTCTACAACTTATTCAGACAGGCCGACAGAGTTGAAAAGCTTGCAGAAATTATCCAACGATTG GAGCAAGGTGATCTGAAACTTCGAGTTCGCACATTAGAGTCTGAGCGGGCATTCCAGCGTGTTGCAGCTGTTCAGAGGACAATAGGGAAT